In one window of Tripterygium wilfordii isolate XIE 37 chromosome 1, ASM1340144v1, whole genome shotgun sequence DNA:
- the LOC119996355 gene encoding protein BPS1, chloroplastic-like gives MVLLVERLTKLYSKLDNHHHHHHHHQQEALDASLEGFRSDVSSFLERLSLNPKPGSEILSLAWFQQCLELIHSINRAFAKLVVEIDYPVTKWETKSAEEYFNYSFNLLNLMNSISSCLSHLGQSRLSLSHGLSIVEDSPSTTLKHLKPIKLKRLIKDSEVKYDKESTEGSSSSGKEGIIQQGLKEMESIGYWVCGIVLAGLSGDSDQYLTRKKSREDRQFYANRMDASVSEFMEKGRLLNEVKELNDAADRLVSAITTEGECRNAVEELQKRLEEFEKLLDGLGKEVDCLFNEVLAGRNQMLNGIRRQQRQ, from the coding sequence ATGGTTCTCTTGGTAGAAAGGCTTACCAAACTGTATTCCAAACTGGACAatcaccaccatcaccaccaccatcatcaacaGGAAGCATTAGATGCTTCATTGGAGGGTTTTCGATCGGATGTTTCCAGTTTTTTGGAACGTCTATCGTTGAATCCGAAACCCGGGTCGGAAATCCTGTCATTAGCATGGTTTCAGCAATGCTTGGAGCTCATACATAGCATCAACAGAGCCTTTGCAAAGCTGGTTGTGGAAATAGACTACCCTGTGACCAAATGGGAGACGAAGTCTGCGGAAGAGTATTTCAACTACAGCTTCAACTTGCTCAACCTTATGAACTCCATTTCTTCATGCCTATCTCATCTGGGGCAATCTCGGCTTTCGCTTTCCCATGGCTTGAGCATTGTGGAGGATTCGCCTTCCACCACTCTAAAGCATCTCAAACCGATTAAACTTAAGCGTCTAATCAAGGATTCAGAAGTGAAATACGATAAGGAAAGTACAGAAGGAAGTTCTTCAAGTGGTAAAGAAGGGATTATCCAACAAGGACTTAAAGAAATGGAAAGTATTGGATATTGGGTTTGTGGGATTGTCTTGGCTGGTTTATCTGGAGATTCTGATCAATACTTGACGCGAAAAAAGAGCAGGGAAGATCGCCAATTCTACGCTAATCGCATGGATGCAAGCGTAAGTGAATTTATGGAGAAAGGCAGGTTATTGAATGAAGTGAAAGAGTTGAATGATGCAGCTGATAGGCTTGTATCTGCCATTACAACGGAAGGCGAATGCAGAAATGCAGTAGAGGAATTGCAGAAAAGACTTGAAGAGTTTGAAAAGCTGCTGGATGGATTAGGGAAGGAGGTGGACTGCCTCTTCAATGAAGTACTAGCAGGGAGGAATCAAATGCTCAACGGAATTCGACGACAACAGAGGcaatag
- the LOC119999241 gene encoding EEF1A lysine methyltransferase 4, which produces MYRDVSSLNTYNYGDAPYWDARYVQEGGSFDWYQRYSALRPFVRHYIPTSSRVLMVGCGNALMSEDMVKDGYEDIMNVDISSVAIDTMRRKYECVPQLKYMQMDVRDMSFFPDESFDSIIDKGTLDSLMCGTDAPISSTRMLGEVSRLLKPGGIYMLITYGDPKVRMHVLKQPVCNWKITLYIIPRPGFKGSGNGSLKMSHLEPVPTNEKGLIPPDFVVEDPDSHFIYVCEKIDETAELRGICTSSLTADVF; this is translated from the exons aTGTACAGGGACGTGTCGAGCTTAAACACGTACAACTACGGTGACGCGCCTTACTGGGATGCCAGGTACGTGCAGGAGGGAGGATCCTTCGACTGGTACCAGCGCTACTCTGCTCTGAGACCATTTGTTCGCCACTACATCCCTACCTCTTCTCGTGTTCTCATGGTTGGCTGTGGCAATGCTC TCATGTCAGAGGATATGGTTAAAGATGGATATGAAGACATCATGAATGTTGACATTTCTTCAGTTGCCATTGACACGATGAGGAGAAAATATGAGTGCGTGCCTCAGTTGAAAT ACATGCAGATGGATGTCAGGGATATGAGCTTCTTCCCTGATGAATCTTTTGATAGTATCATTGACAAAG GAACTCTTGATTCTTTAATG TGTGGTACTGATGCTCCAATAAGCTCTACACGGATGCTAGGTGAAGTGAGCAG GCTTCTTAAACCCGGAGGGATCTATATGTTG ATAACCTATGGTGATCCAAAAGTTAGGATGCATGTGTTGAAGCAGCCTGTATGTAATTGGAAAATTACACTCTACATAATAC CCAGACCAGGATTCAAGGGGTCTGGTAATGGTTCATTAAAGATGTCCCACTTGGAACCCGTTCCTACAAACGAGAAGGGCTTGATTCCGCCAGATTTTGTCGTGGAAGATCCAGATTCTcattttatatatgtgtgtgaaaaGATTGACGAAACAGCCGAGCTAAGGGGCATATGCACAAGTTCGCTAACTGCTGATGTTTTCTAG
- the LOC120002680 gene encoding phenylacetaldehyde reductase-like isoform X3, translating into MGGGEGEGKVVCVTGGSGYIASWLIKFLLQREYTVKATVRDTKDPKKTEHLLALEGAKERLHLFQADLIEEGVFDSVVEGCEGVFHTASPINLSPTDPQVEVIDPAVKGTINLLKSCAKVPSVKRVVFTSSMAAVIYNGKPLAPGVVVDETWYADPTFCEASKLWYMLSKTLAEEAAWRFAKENGIDMVSLNPGFVIGPPLQPAINLTVEDFLKLINGAQTFSSNSYRYVDVRDVAFAHIQAFENPIASGRCCVVARVINCSEVLKILHELYPSLPLPAIHTDDKSCVPPYQVSKEKAKSWGINFTPVEVTIRDTVESLKEKGFLNVKQASSSTSDENKVQLL; encoded by the exons ATGGGCGGTGGGGAAGGGGAAGGGAAGGTTGTGTGCGTGACAGGAGGATCTGGTTACATAGCTTCATGGCTGATCAAATTCTTACTCCAACGGGAGTATACTGTCAAAGCCACTGTCCGAGACACAA AGGACCCAAAGAAAACAGAGCACTTGCTAGCACTTGAAGGAGCAAAAGAAAGACTTCACCTTTTTCAAGCAGATTTAATTGAAGAAGGAGTTTTTGATTCTGTGGTTGAAGGGTGTGAAGGCGTTTTCCATACTGCTTCGCCTATCAATCTTTCCCCTACAGATCCACAG GTGGAGGTAATTGATCCTGCAGTGAAGGGAACAATCAATCTACTCAAGTCATGTGCAAAAGTCCCTTCTGTAAAGAGGGTAGTTTTCACATCTTCTATGGCAGCAGTTATTTACAATGGAAAACCTCTAGCCCCTGGTGTCGTCGTTGATGAGACTTGGTATGCGGATCCTACATTTTGTGAGGCATCAAAG CTTTGGTATATGCTTTCCAAAACTTTAGCCGAGGAGGCTGCATGGAGATTTGCAAAAGAGAATGGAATCGACATGGTTTCGTTAAATCCAGGGTTTGTGATTGGTCCTCCACTACAGCCAGCCATTAATTTAACCGTGGAGGATTTCCTGAAGCTGATAAATG GAGCACAAACATTTTCAAGTAATAGTTATCGATACGTTGACGTCAGAGATGTTGCATTCGCACATATTCAAGCGTTTGAGAACCCTATAGCCAGCGGAAGATGTTGTGTAGTTGCAAGAGTAATAAACTGTTCTGAGGTTCTGAAGATTTTGCATGAACTTTACCCGAGTTTGCCCCTTCCTGCAAT ACACACCGACGACAAATCTTGTGTACCACCATATCAAGTCTcgaaggagaaagcaaagagTTGGGGCATCAACTTTACACCAGTTGAAGTGACAATTAGGGACACTGTGGAAAGCTTGAAGGAGAAGGGATTTCTCAATGTTAAACAAGCATCATCATCGACAAGCGATGAAAATAAAGTTCAA TTGTTGTAG